Proteins encoded in a region of the Anguilla anguilla isolate fAngAng1 chromosome 10, fAngAng1.pri, whole genome shotgun sequence genome:
- the LOC118237388 gene encoding chemokine-like receptor 1 isoform X1 produces MRILNGTLSGDLTSRVQRQNNFTATMASEEGFIFSDIDYDYENYTYVNTTTMEEVVSHVNNSCLKEGSCVILLVVDIVIFLLGVCGNGVVIWISGFKMKRSVNTTWYLSLAISDFIFCACLPFTIVYMATSDWLFGLVMCKFASFIMFLNMFSSIFLLVLISVDRCVSVVFPVWSQNHRTARAASALVLLAWAASAVLSAPAAVVRDLKAHNAKTICFANYGHSHGHQVAVFSRFVCGFLIPFTVITVCYTVIFLKLTSNRMTKSSKPFKVMSALIVTFFICWLPYHTFTLLELDHHSHSLEVLKTGLHAGTTLAFANSFLNPILYVFMGNDFKQKFKNCVFSKIENAIGEEGRTTTRYLSRSSSMDTRASTHI; encoded by the exons atgcGTATTCTCAATGGTACACTATCAGGAGATCTGACCAGCAG GGTACAGAGGCAAAATAACTTTACAGCCACAATGGCCTCAGAGGAGGGGTTCATATTTTCAGAtattgattatgattatgagaATTACACCTATGTGAACACTACTACGATGGAAGAGGTAGTTTCTCACGTAAACAACTCATGTTTGAAGGAGGGATCTTGCGTGATCCTCCTTGTGGTGGACATCGTCATCTTCCTGCTGGGGGTTTGTGGGAATGGAGTTGTCATCTGGATTTCGGGTTTCAAGATGAAAAGATCCGTCAACACCACCTGGTACCTGAGCCTGGCCATCTCCGACTTTATATTCTGCGCCTGCCTGCCCTTCACCATCGTGTACATGGCCACGTCCGATTGGCTGTTTGGCCTGGTCATGTGCAAGTTCGCCTCCTTCATCATGTTCCTCAACATGTTCAGCAGCATCTTCCTGCTGGTGCTGATCAGCGTGGACCGCTGCGTGTCCGTGGTCTTCCCCGTCTGGTCGCAGAACCACCGGACCGCCCGGGCGGCGTCGGCGCTGGTGCTGCTCGCCTGGGCCGCCTCGGCCGTTCTGAGTGCGCCCGCGGCTGTCGTCCGCGACCTGAAGGCGCACAACGCGAAGACCATCTGCTTCGCCAACTACGGGCACAGCCACGGCCACCAGGTCGCAGTCTTCAGTCGGTTCGTCTGCGGGTTTCTGATCCCCTTCACGGTCATCACCGTCTGCTACACCGTCATCTTCCTGAAGCTGACCAGCAACCGGATGACCAAGTCCTCCAAGCCGTTCAAGGTCATGTCCGCCCTCATCGTGACCTTCTTCATCTGCTGGCTGCCCTACCACACCTTCACCCTGCTGGAGCTGGACCACCACAGCCACAGCCTGGAGGTCCTGAAAACCGGGCTGCATGCGGGCACCACCCTGGCCTTCGCCAACAGCTTCCTGAATCCCATCCTCTACGTGTTCATGGGCAACGACTTCAAGCAGAAGTTCAAGAACTGCGTCTTTTCGAAAATCGAGAACGCCATCGGCGAGGAGGGCCGGACGACCACCCGCTACCTCTCGCGGTCGAGTTCCATGGACACGAGAGCTTCCACCCACATCTGA
- the LOC118237389 gene encoding chemokine-like receptor 1, which translates to MAQQFTTGIVDNYNGNVYDYSNILLSDNGTHTNGTSNDITDTVPLDKHKPILSAFNIVIFLLGVCGNGVVIWISGFKMKRSVNTTWYLSLAISDFIFCASLPFTAVQLATSDWLFGLAMCKFTSFVMFLNMFSSIFLLVLISVDRCVSVVFPVWSQNHRTARAASALVLLAWVTSAVLSVPSLIFRKIKSVTITTCYNDYKGKEQVHLAVAVSRLVCGFVVPFLVIAVCYVLIILKLRRNRMTKSSKPFKVMSALIVTFFICWLPYHVLILLELEHKKYAPEVFDTAMPVCVLVASANSFLNPLLYAFMGKDFKKVYRNCLLSKIDNALSDDAHTLSKRQSLTQESKVSTHV; encoded by the coding sequence ATGGCTCAACAGTTCACAACAGGTATTGTTGACAATTACAATGGCAATGTTTACGATTATTCCAATATATTACTATCAGACAACGGTACACACACTAATGGGACAAGTAATGACATAACAGACACGGTTCCACTGGACAAACACAAACCGATTCTCTCAGCCTTCAACATAGTCATCTTCCTGCTGGGGGTTTGTGGGAATGGAGTTGTCATCTGGATCTCGGGTTTCAAGATGAAAAGATCCGTCAACACCACCTGGTACCTGAGCCTGGCCATCTCCGACTTCATATTCTGCGCCAGCCTGCCCTTCACTGCCGTGCAGCTGGCCACGTCCGATTGGCTGTTCGGCCTGGCCATGTGCAAGTTCACCTCCTTCGTCATGTTCCTCAACATGTTCAGCAGCATCTTCCTGCTGGTGCTGATCAGCGTGGACCGCTGCGTGTCCGTGGTCTTCCCCGTCTGGTCGCAGAACCACCGGACCGCCCGGGCGGCGTCGGCGCTGGTGCTGCTCGCCTGGGTCACCTCGGCCGTCCTCAGCGTCCCCTCACTGATTTTCCGCAAAATAAAATCGGTGACAATAACGACGTGCTACAACGACTACAAGGGGAAAGAGCAGGTCCACCTGGCCGTCGCCGTGAGTCGGCTCGTCTGCGGGTTCGTAGTGCCTTTTCTAGTCATCGCCGTCTGCTACGTCCTCATCATTCTGAAACTGAGAAGGAATCGGATGACCAAGTCCTCCAAACCGTTCAAGGTCATGTCCGCCCTCATCGTGACTTTCTTCATCTGCTGGCTGCCCTACCACGTACTTATCCTGCTAGAACTTGAGCACAAAAAATATGCCCCTGAAGTTTTCGATACTGCGATGCCGGTTTGTGTGCTTGTCGCCAGCGCAAACAGCTTCCTCAATCCTCTTCTGTACGCGTTCATGGGCAAAGACTTCAAGAAAGTTTACCGGAATTGTCTTCTGTCCAAGATCGACAACGCACTTAGCGACGATGCACATACCTTGTCTAAGAGGCAGTCCCTCACTCAGGAGAGTAAAGTCTCCACTCACGTTTGA
- the LOC118237388 gene encoding chemokine-like receptor 1 isoform X2: MASEEGFIFSDIDYDYENYTYVNTTTMEEVVSHVNNSCLKEGSCVILLVVDIVIFLLGVCGNGVVIWISGFKMKRSVNTTWYLSLAISDFIFCACLPFTIVYMATSDWLFGLVMCKFASFIMFLNMFSSIFLLVLISVDRCVSVVFPVWSQNHRTARAASALVLLAWAASAVLSAPAAVVRDLKAHNAKTICFANYGHSHGHQVAVFSRFVCGFLIPFTVITVCYTVIFLKLTSNRMTKSSKPFKVMSALIVTFFICWLPYHTFTLLELDHHSHSLEVLKTGLHAGTTLAFANSFLNPILYVFMGNDFKQKFKNCVFSKIENAIGEEGRTTTRYLSRSSSMDTRASTHI; encoded by the coding sequence ATGGCCTCAGAGGAGGGGTTCATATTTTCAGAtattgattatgattatgagaATTACACCTATGTGAACACTACTACGATGGAAGAGGTAGTTTCTCACGTAAACAACTCATGTTTGAAGGAGGGATCTTGCGTGATCCTCCTTGTGGTGGACATCGTCATCTTCCTGCTGGGGGTTTGTGGGAATGGAGTTGTCATCTGGATTTCGGGTTTCAAGATGAAAAGATCCGTCAACACCACCTGGTACCTGAGCCTGGCCATCTCCGACTTTATATTCTGCGCCTGCCTGCCCTTCACCATCGTGTACATGGCCACGTCCGATTGGCTGTTTGGCCTGGTCATGTGCAAGTTCGCCTCCTTCATCATGTTCCTCAACATGTTCAGCAGCATCTTCCTGCTGGTGCTGATCAGCGTGGACCGCTGCGTGTCCGTGGTCTTCCCCGTCTGGTCGCAGAACCACCGGACCGCCCGGGCGGCGTCGGCGCTGGTGCTGCTCGCCTGGGCCGCCTCGGCCGTTCTGAGTGCGCCCGCGGCTGTCGTCCGCGACCTGAAGGCGCACAACGCGAAGACCATCTGCTTCGCCAACTACGGGCACAGCCACGGCCACCAGGTCGCAGTCTTCAGTCGGTTCGTCTGCGGGTTTCTGATCCCCTTCACGGTCATCACCGTCTGCTACACCGTCATCTTCCTGAAGCTGACCAGCAACCGGATGACCAAGTCCTCCAAGCCGTTCAAGGTCATGTCCGCCCTCATCGTGACCTTCTTCATCTGCTGGCTGCCCTACCACACCTTCACCCTGCTGGAGCTGGACCACCACAGCCACAGCCTGGAGGTCCTGAAAACCGGGCTGCATGCGGGCACCACCCTGGCCTTCGCCAACAGCTTCCTGAATCCCATCCTCTACGTGTTCATGGGCAACGACTTCAAGCAGAAGTTCAAGAACTGCGTCTTTTCGAAAATCGAGAACGCCATCGGCGAGGAGGGCCGGACGACCACCCGCTACCTCTCGCGGTCGAGTTCCATGGACACGAGAGCTTCCACCCACATCTGA